The following are from one region of the Lujinxingia vulgaris genome:
- a CDS encoding DUF1015 domain-containing protein translates to MAEVKAFRGVRYGWESMGPEEASKVVAPPYDVIDEAMLGELYRRHPQNVVRLDLNRRQASDNVENNRYTRARRYMFDWLAQGVMILEPEPAVYVHVQEFEDEAGTVYRRQGFMALVRLAEYEERVVLPHERTLKGPKADRLELMKSTDANLSQIFFLYDDEEGEVDGPLYGATRGEAPALDIRTEDGIRHQLWAVRDEVVHRAVAQGLQERPLLIADGHHRYETALAYRDFRREVAEEADADAPYEFVMGFLVNMHDPGLQVFPTHRVVHSVEGFDGARLRAQLESAGLYRVEDLGWDLLDDLDGLRERLEAAGREYPSFVVAMESDEALLLVQYVGGVDAPVFDEETPEEVRRLDVAILHEALFDRMLGIDRAAQEAKSNLGYVKGWAEARAALDEPGHQMVVFMNATPVEQVNRVCLSGGKMPQKSTFFYPKVLSGLVINLL, encoded by the coding sequence ATGGCGGAAGTAAAGGCGTTTCGAGGCGTGCGGTATGGGTGGGAGTCGATGGGGCCGGAGGAGGCGTCAAAGGTTGTGGCGCCGCCTTATGATGTGATTGACGAGGCGATGCTGGGGGAGCTTTACCGGCGGCATCCGCAGAACGTGGTGCGTCTGGATCTGAACCGCCGTCAGGCCAGTGATAATGTGGAGAATAACCGCTACACGCGCGCCCGCCGCTACATGTTCGACTGGCTGGCACAGGGGGTGATGATCCTGGAGCCGGAGCCTGCGGTGTATGTGCACGTGCAGGAGTTTGAGGATGAGGCCGGCACGGTGTATCGGCGTCAGGGGTTTATGGCGCTGGTGCGGCTCGCCGAGTACGAGGAGCGGGTGGTGCTGCCGCATGAGCGCACGCTGAAGGGGCCCAAGGCCGACCGGCTGGAGCTGATGAAGTCAACCGACGCCAACTTAAGTCAGATCTTCTTTCTTTATGATGATGAGGAAGGGGAGGTCGACGGACCGCTCTACGGGGCGACCCGGGGGGAGGCGCCGGCGCTGGATATTCGCACCGAGGATGGGATTCGCCATCAGCTCTGGGCGGTGCGCGATGAGGTGGTGCATCGGGCCGTGGCGCAGGGGCTTCAAGAGCGGCCGCTTTTGATCGCCGACGGGCATCATCGCTACGAGACGGCGCTGGCGTACCGGGACTTTCGCCGGGAGGTGGCCGAGGAGGCCGATGCGGATGCGCCTTATGAGTTTGTGATGGGGTTTCTGGTCAATATGCACGACCCGGGGTTGCAGGTCTTTCCGACCCACCGGGTGGTGCATTCGGTCGAAGGGTTTGACGGGGCGAGGCTGCGCGCGCAGCTCGAGAGCGCGGGACTTTACCGGGTGGAGGATCTGGGGTGGGATCTTCTGGACGATCTCGACGGGCTGCGCGAGCGGCTGGAGGCGGCCGGCCGGGAGTATCCGAGCTTTGTGGTGGCGATGGAGTCCGATGAGGCCCTCTTGCTGGTGCAGTATGTGGGCGGAGTGGACGCGCCGGTCTTCGATGAGGAGACGCCCGAGGAGGTGCGCAGACTTGATGTGGCGATCCTGCATGAGGCGCTCTTCGATCGGATGCTGGGCATCGATCGGGCCGCTCAGGAGGCCAAATCCAACCTGGGTTATGTCAAGGGGTGGGCCGAGGCGCGGGCGGCGCTCGATGAGCCGGGCCATCAGATGGTGGTGTTTATGAACGCCACGCCGGTGGAGCAGGTCAACCGGGTGTGCCTCTCGGGCGGGAAGATGCCGCAGAAGTCGACCTTCTTTTATCCCAAGGTCTTAAGCGGGCTTGTGATCAACCTGCTTTAA
- a CDS encoding RCC1 domain-containing protein, translating to MKRELLVALGLSVGLCAAWGCGEPEEDPVEDVGVEEDAGDVGGEEDAGDIGGEEDADVEEDADGGDEDTDVGGGDVSVEVEGLPEGRTYFRSVSGVVVTCEEGCEVACELSLDGAAAEAVACEEGQAFDLEGLEYGEYELGVVVDGEVAATRGFEVHPPEWASVSGGAGHTCSILLDGHLVCFGDGDEGQLGDGAGASSAEAVLVDGTWSAVDAGASHTCAISEEGALYCWGTSAEGALGTGETSSNSPVQVGTESDWESVSAGGSHSCGIRAGGALYCWGDSTQGATGLGSEVSEATEPVLVEADGVSAWSAVSAGDGFTCALTDAGALYCWGRADAAVVGPNGDTVSEPRAYAGELEFSAISAGLVHACGVVDGGESPDDVQCWGEGAAYQLGTGETRRENSPTTRAVGSVELSSVVSGATFSCGLAPEGTLNCWGSNTSGQLGFDPVTAEFPFPAQVSEEVWETVGAGFAHSCGVRASDKSLLCWGDNSAGALGRGNVSEEALFEGAEIVWPF from the coding sequence ATGAAGCGTGAACTGTTGGTGGCGTTGGGGCTTTCGGTGGGGTTGTGTGCGGCGTGGGGATGCGGAGAGCCGGAGGAAGATCCGGTGGAGGATGTGGGGGTGGAAGAGGATGCCGGTGATGTGGGTGGGGAGGAGGATGCCGGTGATATTGGTGGGGAGGAGGATGCCGATGTTGAGGAGGACGCCGATGGTGGGGATGAAGACACCGACGTCGGCGGCGGCGATGTGAGCGTGGAGGTGGAGGGGCTTCCCGAGGGGCGCACCTATTTCCGCAGCGTAAGCGGTGTGGTCGTGACCTGTGAGGAGGGCTGTGAGGTGGCGTGTGAGCTGAGCCTGGACGGGGCAGCGGCAGAGGCCGTGGCGTGTGAGGAGGGGCAGGCCTTTGATCTGGAGGGGCTCGAGTACGGGGAGTATGAGCTTGGCGTGGTGGTCGATGGTGAGGTTGCGGCCACGCGCGGCTTTGAGGTGCATCCGCCAGAATGGGCGTCGGTGAGTGGGGGAGCGGGTCATACCTGCTCGATCTTGCTCGACGGGCACCTGGTGTGTTTCGGCGATGGTGATGAGGGGCAGCTCGGAGATGGGGCAGGCGCGTCTTCGGCGGAGGCCGTCCTGGTGGATGGGACGTGGTCTGCGGTGGATGCCGGGGCCAGCCATACCTGCGCGATCTCTGAGGAGGGTGCGCTCTACTGCTGGGGCACCTCCGCTGAAGGTGCGCTGGGCACGGGTGAAACCTCTTCCAACTCGCCAGTTCAGGTTGGCACCGAGAGTGATTGGGAGAGCGTGAGCGCCGGCGGCTCGCATAGCTGCGGGATTCGCGCCGGTGGTGCGCTCTACTGCTGGGGTGATTCCACCCAGGGTGCCACGGGGCTGGGCAGTGAGGTGAGTGAGGCGACCGAGCCTGTGCTTGTGGAAGCCGATGGTGTGAGCGCCTGGTCGGCCGTGAGTGCGGGCGATGGGTTTACGTGCGCGTTGACCGACGCCGGCGCCCTCTATTGCTGGGGTCGCGCCGACGCCGCGGTGGTGGGACCGAACGGCGACACGGTGTCCGAGCCGCGGGCCTACGCCGGGGAGCTTGAGTTCTCCGCGATCTCGGCCGGGCTTGTGCACGCGTGTGGTGTGGTGGACGGTGGCGAGTCTCCCGATGACGTGCAGTGCTGGGGTGAAGGCGCCGCGTATCAGCTGGGAACGGGGGAGACGCGCCGGGAGAACAGCCCGACGACGCGCGCGGTGGGCTCGGTGGAGCTGAGCTCGGTGGTGAGCGGAGCGACGTTTAGCTGCGGATTGGCGCCCGAGGGCACATTGAACTGCTGGGGAAGCAATACCAGCGGCCAACTGGGCTTTGATCCGGTGACCGCTGAGTTTCCCTTCCCGGCTCAGGTCAGTGAAGAAGTCTGGGAAACGGTGGGCGCTGGATTCGCGCATAGCTGCGGGGTGCGCGCCTCGGATAAGAGCCTTCTGTGCTGGGGTGACAACTCGGCCGGGGCGTTGGGACGCGGAAACGTCAGTGAAGAAGCCCTCTTTGAAGGGGCTGAAATCGTCTGGCCTTTCTGA
- a CDS encoding rhomboid family intramembrane serine protease, which translates to MAQQLQFYWPPFTRNIKITLVGLFTLWFASVMIAPLGAFVDDYLLISRSAVIDQGQVWTLITYAFWHADFTHLLFNGFVLWMFGAELDQRWSGTRWWRFNLLCALGGGLTILASQLLLSTNFPTLGFSAAVMGVVAAFAWRHWNDRLNLLFLPVTGKTMLLVFIGLDILFVVAGREAISIAGHLGGMATGLLIASEYWRPSRIKRAFIRRRQRRNLKLLRSKEPDNKPSDRSHFN; encoded by the coding sequence ATGGCCCAACAACTCCAGTTCTACTGGCCCCCCTTCACCCGCAACATCAAAATCACCCTGGTGGGCCTCTTCACCCTCTGGTTCGCCTCGGTCATGATCGCCCCGCTGGGTGCCTTCGTCGACGACTACCTGCTCATCTCCAGAAGCGCCGTCATCGACCAGGGCCAGGTCTGGACGCTCATCACCTACGCCTTCTGGCACGCCGACTTCACCCACCTGCTTTTTAATGGGTTTGTCCTCTGGATGTTCGGCGCCGAGCTTGACCAGCGCTGGTCGGGCACCCGTTGGTGGCGCTTCAACCTGCTCTGCGCCCTGGGCGGCGGCCTGACCATTCTGGCAAGCCAGCTCCTCCTCTCCACAAACTTCCCCACGCTCGGCTTCTCCGCGGCCGTGATGGGCGTGGTCGCCGCCTTTGCCTGGCGTCACTGGAACGACCGCCTCAACCTGCTCTTCTTGCCCGTCACCGGCAAAACGATGCTGCTTGTCTTCATCGGCCTCGACATCCTCTTTGTCGTCGCCGGCCGCGAAGCCATCTCCATCGCCGGACACCTCGGCGGCATGGCCACCGGCCTGCTCATCGCCAGCGAATACTGGCGCCCCTCCCGCATCAAACGCGCCTTCATCCGCCGCCGGCAGCGCCGAAATTTAAAACTTCTGCGCTCCAAAGAGCCCGACAATAAACCCTCCGACCGCTCCCATTTCAACTGA